Below is a genomic region from Granulicella sp. L56.
ATCAAACAGGTTCACCCCGCCACCACCCGCAATCGTCACCAGCGGATCGGCCTCAGCCGCCTCGCGCTTCGTCTTCAGCGGTGCCAGATGCATTCGAATCAGCGCCCCCACTACCTCCAGATGGCTCAACTCCTCGGTCCCGATATCCAGCAGCAAGTCCCGCCGCCCCAGATCGTCTACGCAGTTCCACCCCTGAATCGTGTACTGCATCGCAGCAGCAAGCTCTCCGTTCGCCCCGCCAAACTGCTCCAGCAGCATATTTCCGAACCGCACGTCCGGCTCTCCGATATTTACCGTGTACATCAGTTTTTTAATATGGTGATACATAACGAGAAACCCTCAAATTTAATTTGCGTGCCGCGTACTCTCCGTTCGATGCCCGATCCTTCCCTTCTCGCGACCGACATCCCACATCCACTTTGATGCGACAATAAAATCAACAAGAATGCGCCTCCGTACCCTTACGCTCCTCCTTCTTCTTCCCCTCGCCGGATGCGGTTACCACACCGTCGGCTCCGCCACGCACATCCCCGGCAACGTCAGCACTCTCGCCGTGCCCATCTTCGCCACCCGCGCCCAGGCCTTCCACACCGAGATGGCCTTCACCCAGGCCACCATCCGCGAGCTGAACACTCGCACCAAATACCGCATCCTCAACACCGATGACTCCGACGCCGACGCCACCCTCCACGGCACTATCCTCTCGCAAGCCGTCGCGCCGCTCACCTACGACGCCACCAGCGGCGAGTCCTCCAGCTACCTCGTCACCATCACTGCTAAAGTCCTGCTCACCGCCCATGACGGCCACGTCCTCTACCGCAACGACGCCGTCATCTTCCACGAGCAGTACCAGTCCACCCAGGACCTCAGCGGCTTCATCCAGGAAGACCCCGCCGCCGTCCGCCGCGTCGCCCGCGACTTCGCCCAGGCACTGGTAAGCGACATGCTCGAATCTTTCTAGCTCCCTAACCTCGTCCATCGTTACCACTTATCTACTTTTGCCCTCTTATCGCCTTACAAATCGGTAGAATCCCGATTAGGCTTTCTCCGTAACCTGTGTCACCCGCGTAAATCTGCGGTCGGTCTTTCTCTAACGATGCCCACTTCACTTCGCAGCTTTGCCAGCACCGACCGCTTCATCGAAGAGATCGCCTCCTCGTCCCTTCGCGCCGGCTACGTCCTCATCGGTGACGAGATCTTCCTCTACGACCGCTGCCGCAAAGCCGTCCTCTCCACCCTCGCTCCCGCAGAGACCCGCGACTTCTGCCTCCACGACCTCGACCTCGCCGAAACCAGCATCTTCGAGATCCTCGACCGCGCCCAGACCCCATCGCTCATGGCGCCCTTCCAGGTCCTCTTCGTTCGCGGCCTCAAAGCCCTCTACGGACGCGGCAGCAAAAAAGAAGAGTTCGCCGCAATCGATGCCTACTTCCGCTCGCCCAACCCTTCGGCCCTCATCCTCTTTGTCGCCGACCACCTCCGCATCCCCACCGACCTCCGCAAGATGGACTACCAGGACAAGGAGCGCTACGAAAAGATCCGCGAGACCCTCGGTGACTGGTGCGG
It encodes:
- the lptE gene encoding LPS assembly lipoprotein LptE, translating into MRLRTLTLLLLLPLAGCGYHTVGSATHIPGNVSTLAVPIFATRAQAFHTEMAFTQATIRELNTRTKYRILNTDDSDADATLHGTILSQAVAPLTYDATSGESSSYLVTITAKVLLTAHDGHVLYRNDAVIFHEQYQSTQDLSGFIQEDPAAVRRVARDFAQALVSDMLESF